One stretch of Fictibacillus sp. b24 DNA includes these proteins:
- a CDS encoding DsbA family protein has translation MGKQKKKNGHVNSSKKKTSSSPVWLFWTIGIVTLGLIIFLFSGALDDKDTSNTSISYENQPYLGSDDATVNIVEFGDYKCPVCKSFNESFFPLIDQELIQTGKAKFYFLNYPFIHVDSKRSALFGETVYKELGNDTFWKFHKLLYEKQPEDQSLERKDIFTEKFLVKTLGEVTTQANVKKVSGKIEDSESKKAVETDEALVGDLGVTGTPTLFVNGKKFEGSSIEDLKKMVDDAAKESK, from the coding sequence ATGGGTAAACAAAAAAAGAAAAATGGTCACGTGAATTCAAGCAAGAAAAAAACAAGTTCGTCCCCTGTTTGGCTTTTTTGGACGATTGGAATTGTAACGCTAGGATTAATCATCTTTTTGTTTAGTGGTGCACTCGATGATAAAGACACTTCTAATACTAGCATCTCGTATGAAAATCAGCCTTACTTAGGCAGTGATGATGCGACGGTTAATATTGTAGAGTTTGGAGATTACAAGTGTCCCGTCTGTAAAAGTTTTAACGAGTCGTTTTTTCCGCTGATTGACCAAGAACTTATTCAAACAGGCAAAGCAAAATTCTACTTTTTGAATTATCCTTTTATTCATGTTGATTCAAAAAGATCTGCTCTATTTGGTGAGACAGTATACAAAGAGTTAGGAAACGATACGTTTTGGAAGTTTCATAAGCTGCTCTATGAAAAGCAGCCAGAAGATCAAAGCCTTGAGCGTAAGGACATTTTCACAGAAAAATTCTTAGTTAAGACGCTAGGTGAAGTAACAACGCAAGCTAACGTTAAGAAAGTCAGCGGGAAAATAGAGGACAGCGAAAGTAAAAAAGCTGTTGAAACGGATGAAGCTCTAGTTGGTGATTTAGGTGTAACGGGTACACCTACATTGTTTGTTAATGGTAAAAAATTCGAGGGATCTTCTATTGAAGATCTAAAGAAAATGGTCGATGATGCTGCCAAGGAGAGTAAATAA
- a CDS encoding disulfide oxidoreductase codes for MVNKPLLIAWLAAIVSTVGSLFFSEVMKFVPCTFCWYQRILMYPLVILLGAAFYYQDQKITRYVLPLSILGILVSGYHYALQKIPALKAFEMCTSGVPCSGQYINWLGFITIPLLAFVGFTTITICMLWIKKQSN; via the coding sequence TTGGTAAATAAACCTTTATTGATTGCCTGGTTAGCAGCTATCGTATCAACAGTAGGAAGTCTATTTTTTAGTGAAGTAATGAAATTTGTTCCTTGTACATTCTGCTGGTACCAGCGAATTCTCATGTATCCGTTAGTCATCTTACTTGGAGCAGCCTTTTACTATCAAGATCAAAAGATAACGCGCTACGTCCTTCCACTTTCTATACTGGGAATTTTGGTTTCGGGTTATCATTATGCTTTACAAAAGATACCAGCTTTAAAGGCGTTTGAGATGTGTACATCTGGCGTACCTTGTTCTGGGCAATATATAAACTGGCTGGGTTTTATTACGATTCCACTTTTGGCGTTTGTTGGATTTACAACAATTACAATATGTATGTTATGGATAAAAAAGCAATCGAATTAA
- a CDS encoding YebC/PmpR family DNA-binding transcriptional regulator: MGRKWNNIKEKKASKDANTSRVYAKFGREIYVAAKQGEPDPESNQNLKVVLERAKTYSVPKAIIDRAIEKAKGGSDENYDELRYEGFGPNGSMIIVDTLTNNVNRTVAEVRSAFKKNNGNMGVSGAVSFMFDATAVIGLEGKSADEVLELLMEADLDVRDVIEEDDSVIVYAEPDQFHAVQEAFKNADITEFTVAELTMLAQNDVELPEDAQVQFEKLIDALEDLEDVQQVYHNVDLG; encoded by the coding sequence ATGGGACGTAAGTGGAATAACATCAAAGAGAAAAAAGCATCAAAGGATGCAAATACAAGTCGTGTTTATGCTAAATTCGGACGCGAAATTTATGTAGCAGCAAAGCAGGGTGAACCTGATCCAGAATCCAATCAAAACCTAAAAGTTGTCTTAGAACGGGCAAAGACATATAGTGTACCGAAAGCCATTATTGACCGTGCAATTGAAAAAGCAAAGGGCGGTTCAGACGAAAATTACGATGAGCTTCGTTACGAAGGCTTCGGCCCTAATGGTTCCATGATAATCGTGGACACATTAACAAATAACGTTAACCGCACAGTGGCAGAGGTGCGGTCTGCATTTAAAAAGAATAACGGAAACATGGGTGTATCTGGAGCGGTTTCATTCATGTTTGACGCAACAGCTGTAATCGGCCTTGAAGGAAAGTCAGCTGATGAAGTATTAGAATTACTGATGGAAGCAGATTTAGATGTACGTGACGTGATTGAGGAAGATGATTCAGTCATCGTGTATGCAGAGCCCGACCAATTTCATGCTGTACAAGAAGCCTTCAAAAATGCAGATATTACCGAATTTACAGTAGCGGAACTTACGATGCTTGCTCAAAACGATGTGGAACTACCTGAAGATGCGCAAGTTCAGTTTGAGAAACTAATCGATGCACTAGAAGATTTGGAAGATGTTCAACAAGTGTATCACAACGTAGATTTAGGATAA
- a CDS encoding response regulator, translated as MHSWEVFIVEDDIRIAEINRKFVEKVEGFSVCGVALTEEEAKEQIAILQPDLVILDIYFPDMNGLDLLRWIRSEFRGIEVIMVTAATEVNTLKHALADGIFDYIVKPVIFQRFKDTLLHFNEYKMSIHQLSADKEVNQNVIDSIIKRDKSEVIHQSLPKGIDPITLDKVLSMLSQHKKGFTADDLGQLIGASRTTARRYLEYLVSEQKVRADITYGGVGRPERIYQYGL; from the coding sequence ATGCATTCATGGGAAGTTTTTATCGTAGAAGACGACATCCGTATAGCTGAGATAAATCGAAAATTTGTAGAAAAGGTAGAAGGGTTTTCGGTGTGCGGAGTTGCTCTTACTGAAGAAGAAGCCAAAGAACAAATTGCCATCCTTCAACCTGATTTAGTTATATTAGATATTTATTTTCCAGATATGAATGGGTTAGACCTATTACGCTGGATTAGAAGTGAGTTTCGTGGAATTGAAGTGATCATGGTAACGGCAGCAACAGAAGTGAACACATTAAAACATGCACTGGCTGATGGAATTTTCGATTATATTGTAAAGCCCGTAATCTTTCAACGATTTAAAGATACGTTATTGCACTTTAATGAATATAAGATGTCTATTCATCAACTCTCAGCTGATAAAGAAGTTAATCAGAACGTAATCGATTCGATTATTAAACGTGATAAGTCAGAAGTCATACATCAATCTCTGCCAAAAGGAATTGATCCAATTACTTTAGATAAAGTCCTTTCCATGTTAAGTCAGCATAAAAAAGGGTTCACTGCTGACGACCTTGGACAGCTGATTGGAGCAAGCCGAACAACAGCAAGACGTTATTTAGAGTATTTGGTTTCTGAACAAAAGGTGAGAGCAGACATTACTTACGGAGGGGTAGGTCGCCCAGAAAGAATATATCAATACGGGCTTTAA
- a CDS encoding ATP-binding protein gives MKLQTKLIVISCSLIFIVITILAVIFQVMFEDTMKKQIGERALSVSYAVSNNPMVIDAFETENPSERIQPYAEQIRKKTGAHYVVVGNKEGIRYSHPVRERIGKKMVGGDNESALSGEPSITEATGSLGPAVRGKSPIINSEGEIIGLVSVGYLTDRINEDMWPYKLKILIIGILTLLLGVIGSVLIAKGVKRATHGLEPKEIGLLYKEKTAILEGIREGVIAVNREGDITLANQTALQMLETKSENLVGNNVLHSIPNSRLVDVMSSGKSEFDEQMKLGNTKVVANRVPILDDNGKVMGAVATFRNRNELYRLNEELAQVKGYSEGLRAQTHEFSNKLYLISGLIQLGSYKEAQDIITKEANVHQHFTHIIMNQISDPYIGGLLIGKFNRSKELKVDLSIDPASHFKDIPDEIDRQLLVTIIGNLIDNAMEAVVESKHSERAVKVSLTDFGSQLILEVEDSGAGIQDTIANKLYQKGFSTKGQDRGYGLYLIKQSVELLNGELFYERTKANTTLFTVIIPKE, from the coding sequence ATGAAACTGCAAACAAAATTAATCGTCATCAGCTGTTCCCTTATCTTTATTGTGATTACCATTTTAGCTGTTATTTTTCAAGTGATGTTTGAAGATACGATGAAGAAGCAGATTGGTGAAAGGGCGCTTAGTGTTTCATATGCTGTTAGTAATAATCCAATGGTGATTGACGCATTTGAAACAGAAAACCCTTCAGAAAGGATTCAGCCTTACGCGGAGCAAATTAGGAAAAAAACAGGAGCTCATTATGTTGTAGTAGGGAACAAAGAAGGAATCAGGTATTCCCATCCTGTAAGAGAAAGAATCGGAAAAAAGATGGTAGGAGGAGATAATGAGTCAGCATTGTCAGGTGAACCGAGTATTACTGAAGCCACGGGTTCGCTCGGTCCAGCCGTTAGAGGGAAATCACCCATTATCAACAGTGAGGGTGAAATAATAGGATTGGTGTCTGTTGGGTACTTAACTGATCGTATTAATGAAGATATGTGGCCGTATAAATTAAAGATTCTAATAATCGGTATTTTAACGCTACTGTTAGGTGTGATCGGTTCTGTTTTAATCGCAAAAGGTGTGAAACGAGCGACACATGGATTAGAACCAAAAGAGATCGGGTTATTATACAAAGAAAAGACTGCAATCTTAGAAGGAATTAGAGAAGGAGTTATTGCTGTCAATCGTGAAGGTGACATTACTCTAGCCAATCAAACTGCTCTGCAGATGTTAGAAACAAAAAGCGAAAATCTTGTTGGGAACAATGTACTACATTCCATTCCCAACTCGAGGTTAGTAGATGTGATGTCCTCTGGCAAAAGTGAATTTGATGAACAAATGAAATTAGGAAACACCAAAGTTGTAGCAAACCGTGTACCTATACTGGATGATAACGGTAAAGTTATGGGTGCTGTTGCAACGTTTAGAAACCGAAATGAACTTTATAGATTGAATGAAGAATTAGCTCAAGTAAAAGGCTATAGTGAAGGATTAAGAGCACAAACTCATGAATTCTCAAATAAATTATACTTAATTTCTGGTTTGATTCAGTTGGGTTCCTATAAAGAAGCACAAGATATTATAACGAAAGAAGCTAATGTACATCAGCATTTTACCCATATAATCATGAACCAGATTTCGGATCCTTATATCGGGGGGCTTTTAATCGGTAAGTTTAACCGATCGAAGGAGTTAAAAGTTGATTTATCGATTGATCCTGCAAGTCATTTTAAAGATATTCCCGATGAGATCGACAGACAATTATTAGTCACGATAATAGGGAACTTAATTGACAATGCTATGGAAGCAGTTGTCGAGAGCAAACACAGTGAGAGAGCTGTAAAGGTAAGTCTCACTGATTTTGGCAGCCAGCTCATATTAGAAGTCGAGGATTCAGGGGCAGGAATTCAAGATACAATCGCTAATAAACTATATCAAAAGGGATTTTCGACAAAAGGACAAGACCGTGGTTATGGCTTATATTTAATCAAGCAATCTGTTGAACTGTTAAACGGAGAACTTTTTTATGAAAGAACAAAAGCCAATACAACCCTATTTACGGTTATAATCCCGAAAGAATAG
- a CDS encoding tripartite tricarboxylate transporter permease codes for MGVMDFLMQGFQTAIQPQNLFFAFIGVLIGTAVGVLPGIGPMSGVALLIPVTATLTSGMDPSAAATSSIILLAGVYYGAMYGGSTTSILLNTPGESSSVVTTLDGYQMAKQGRAGAALSIAAIGSFFAGVVSIIGLVLLAEPLSEMALKFGPAEYFSLMLLGLAAVSGLAGGSITKAWMMTVTGLLLATIGIDAVSGVARFTYDIPVLFGGLEFLTVAVGLFALGEVFKTILHKEEDGEKVAKVGRVLPTKSDLKESAAPIARGSFLGFFIGVLPGAGATLASFFSYIAEKKLSKNPEKFGKGAIEGVAAPESANNAASGGAMIPLLTLGIPGSGTTAILMGALIMYNVQPGPLLFSDHPDVAWGLIASMFIGNLMLLILNMPLVKVFAKIIETPQKFLLPIIIAISVFGVYAVQVTTFDLFLLIGFGVAGYLLAQNDYPLAPLVLGLVLGPMIENNMRRALTTSNGDFFIFIEHPISAFFIVCSVLWILVPFILRLKGKNVVINVEG; via the coding sequence ATGGGTGTAATGGATTTTTTAATGCAAGGATTCCAAACAGCAATACAGCCACAGAATTTATTTTTCGCCTTTATTGGCGTATTAATCGGAACAGCTGTCGGCGTGCTGCCAGGCATCGGTCCGATGAGCGGGGTAGCCCTTCTGATTCCCGTTACGGCCACACTTACTAGCGGAATGGACCCTTCTGCAGCAGCAACCAGTTCGATTATCCTTTTAGCAGGCGTTTATTACGGTGCCATGTATGGCGGATCAACTACGTCCATCTTGTTAAACACACCTGGTGAATCTTCATCAGTAGTAACGACACTTGATGGCTATCAAATGGCCAAGCAAGGCAGAGCAGGTGCAGCCTTGTCCATTGCCGCAATCGGTTCTTTCTTTGCGGGTGTTGTATCCATCATAGGGTTAGTGTTACTTGCAGAGCCGCTTTCGGAGATGGCCTTAAAGTTTGGACCTGCAGAATACTTTTCTTTAATGCTTTTAGGACTAGCTGCTGTTAGCGGTCTTGCTGGTGGGTCGATTACAAAAGCATGGATGATGACGGTAACAGGTCTTTTACTCGCTACAATCGGCATCGATGCTGTTTCAGGTGTCGCTCGATTCACATATGATATTCCAGTCCTATTTGGGGGACTTGAATTCTTAACCGTAGCTGTAGGTTTATTTGCGTTAGGTGAGGTATTTAAGACCATCCTTCACAAAGAAGAGGATGGTGAGAAAGTTGCAAAAGTTGGTAGAGTTCTTCCAACAAAATCCGATCTCAAGGAAAGTGCAGCTCCGATTGCACGCGGATCTTTCTTAGGATTTTTTATAGGTGTCTTGCCTGGAGCAGGAGCAACACTGGCTTCCTTCTTTTCCTATATTGCTGAGAAAAAGTTAAGTAAAAACCCAGAGAAATTCGGAAAAGGAGCCATTGAAGGTGTAGCAGCCCCTGAGTCTGCCAACAATGCCGCTTCTGGAGGCGCTATGATTCCGCTCTTAACTCTTGGCATTCCAGGGTCTGGAACTACGGCAATCCTAATGGGTGCACTGATTATGTACAATGTTCAGCCAGGACCGTTATTATTCAGTGATCATCCGGATGTCGCTTGGGGATTGATCGCATCGATGTTTATTGGAAACTTGATGCTTCTCATTTTGAATATGCCGCTTGTAAAAGTTTTTGCGAAAATTATTGAAACACCTCAAAAGTTTTTATTGCCCATTATTATTGCTATATCGGTTTTTGGAGTCTATGCTGTGCAAGTTACGACATTTGATCTGTTTTTATTAATTGGTTTTGGAGTAGCAGGATATTTATTAGCACAAAATGATTATCCGCTTGCTCCTCTAGTTCTAGGTCTCGTTTTAGGACCAATGATTGAAAACAATATGCGCCGAGCATTGACTACTTCTAACGGTGACTTTTTTATTTTTATTGAACATCCAATTTCAGCATTTTTTATCGTATGCTCTGTATTGTGGATTTTAGTTCCTTTCATTCTACGATTAAAAGGAAAAAATGTTGTGATAAACGTTGAAGGATAA
- a CDS encoding tripartite tricarboxylate transporter TctB family protein — protein MQTGRFDRYASVLFALLGAAFLFESRNIADSAYGSEVGPNVFPFLLGLILILLSVKLFIESFKNIKRDQKGQSGLQIKRFLIILIASLLYAAWIEYLGYIISTFVFLFVSFQAMEKSSWIKNGFVAASFSLCVYYLFVVVLKGSLPGLPIWFS, from the coding sequence ATGCAGACTGGGAGATTTGATCGGTATGCGAGTGTCTTATTTGCATTACTTGGAGCGGCCTTTCTATTTGAAAGCCGCAACATAGCAGATAGTGCCTATGGCAGTGAAGTTGGACCAAATGTTTTTCCTTTTCTTTTAGGACTTATTCTTATTTTACTAAGTGTAAAACTTTTTATAGAATCTTTTAAAAACATTAAGCGGGATCAGAAAGGACAGAGTGGATTACAAATCAAAAGGTTTCTCATCATTTTAATAGCAAGTTTGTTGTACGCAGCATGGATTGAGTACTTGGGGTACATAATCAGTACTTTTGTATTTTTGTTCGTTTCTTTTCAAGCCATGGAAAAAAGCAGCTGGATAAAAAACGGATTTGTCGCTGCTAGTTTTTCCTTATGCGTCTATTATTTGTTTGTAGTGGTGTTAAAAGGCTCTTTGCCTGGTCTGCCAATATGGTTTAGTTAG
- a CDS encoding Bug family tripartite tricarboxylate transporter substrate binding protein: MKKSKWKSWIAAGVLLTSLTACSTSGSSGTNEGASDYPKKAITVVAPSGAGGGWDLTARALTKVLGETKLVDQTMTVENKPGGGGAVYLAEYATQHKKDDYKLYVNSPPILINNLKKEGNSPYGYQDTTPLAQLTKDFGAIVVKADSKYNNLKDLMDAVKKDPKSVTAAGGSAPGSMDHLVAVLPAFKSDIDPKTVKYVSYDGGGEAIAALLGGNADYIATDASAVGEYLKAGKVKVLGVSSTERLKGDLADIPTFKEEGIDAEFTIWRGVFGPKEMSDSAKSYWDSTLKKLNESKEWQAELERNGWESEFKDGKEFETFLKDQEKQVEDLLKSLGMNK, translated from the coding sequence TTGAAAAAAAGCAAATGGAAAAGTTGGATCGCAGCTGGCGTATTGTTAACATCACTTACCGCATGCAGCACTTCTGGATCAAGCGGTACAAATGAAGGGGCTTCTGATTACCCGAAAAAAGCAATAACAGTTGTTGCTCCATCTGGTGCAGGAGGTGGATGGGACTTAACCGCTCGAGCTTTAACTAAAGTGTTAGGCGAAACAAAGTTAGTCGATCAAACAATGACAGTTGAAAACAAGCCTGGTGGAGGTGGAGCTGTTTATTTAGCAGAATACGCGACACAGCACAAAAAAGACGACTATAAGCTTTATGTGAATTCACCGCCAATCTTGATCAACAATCTAAAAAAAGAAGGCAATAGTCCTTATGGGTACCAAGATACAACACCACTTGCCCAATTAACAAAAGACTTTGGAGCAATCGTTGTTAAGGCAGATTCAAAATATAACAATCTTAAAGATTTAATGGATGCAGTAAAAAAAGATCCTAAATCGGTAACAGCTGCCGGTGGATCTGCTCCAGGCTCTATGGATCATCTTGTAGCTGTGCTGCCTGCATTTAAATCAGACATTGATCCAAAAACCGTGAAATATGTTTCTTACGATGGTGGCGGGGAAGCAATTGCAGCTTTATTAGGCGGCAACGCAGATTATATCGCTACAGACGCATCTGCCGTTGGTGAATACTTAAAAGCAGGAAAAGTAAAAGTTCTTGGCGTTTCCTCAACAGAGAGATTAAAAGGAGATTTAGCAGATATTCCTACATTTAAAGAAGAAGGAATTGACGCAGAATTTACGATCTGGAGAGGTGTTTTCGGACCTAAAGAAATGTCAGACAGTGCTAAATCATATTGGGATAGTACGTTAAAGAAATTAAATGAGAGTAAAGAATGGCAAGCCGAGCTAGAGCGCAATGGCTGGGAATCGGAATTTAAAGACGGGAAAGAATTCGAGACCTTCTTAAAAGATCAGGAAAAACAAGTTGAAGATCTTTTGAAATCATTAGGAATGAATAAATAA
- the speD gene encoding adenosylmethionine decarboxylase, producing the protein MSISPDQRITLHGFNNLTKSLSFNLYDVCYTKTKEEREAYIEYIDEQYNAERLTNILQTVSDTIGAHVLNVAKQDYVPQGASVTVLVSEGPIVEVPTDTFDENTTAMPESVVMQLDKSHLTVHTYPEFHPEEGISTFRADIDVSTCGEISPLKALNHLINSFDMDIVTMDYRVRGFTRDIKGQKLFIDHDINSIQNYLSEEIKNTYAMIDTNIYQENIFHTKCRLKEFELNNYLFGYTKDALDHDSQEHITRLLKAEMDEIFYGRNINNSHR; encoded by the coding sequence ATGTCTATTTCACCAGATCAACGAATTACATTACACGGATTTAATAATCTCACAAAATCACTAAGCTTTAATTTGTATGATGTTTGCTATACGAAAACAAAAGAAGAGAGAGAGGCTTATATTGAATATATCGATGAACAGTATAATGCTGAAAGACTCACAAATATATTACAGACTGTCTCTGATACAATTGGAGCGCATGTCTTAAACGTTGCAAAACAAGATTATGTGCCTCAAGGGGCAAGTGTAACCGTGCTCGTTTCTGAAGGACCGATTGTAGAAGTACCGACTGATACTTTTGATGAAAATACAACAGCTATGCCGGAATCAGTTGTCATGCAGCTTGATAAAAGTCATCTAACGGTACATACATATCCAGAGTTTCATCCAGAAGAGGGAATCAGTACGTTTAGAGCGGACATCGATGTTTCGACTTGTGGAGAGATCTCACCGCTTAAAGCATTAAACCATCTAATCAACTCATTTGATATGGATATCGTAACGATGGATTACAGAGTAAGAGGGTTTACAAGGGATATTAAAGGCCAAAAGCTGTTTATCGATCATGATATAAACTCTATTCAAAATTATCTTTCTGAGGAAATTAAGAATACGTATGCGATGATTGATACGAACATCTATCAAGAAAATATCTTTCATACTAAATGCAGATTAAAAGAATTTGAGTTAAACAATTATTTGTTCGGTTATACAAAAGATGCATTGGATCATGACAGTCAAGAGCATATTACAAGGCTGTTGAAGGCAGAGATGGACGAGATCTTTTATGGAAGAAATATTAACAATTCGCACCGATAA
- a CDS encoding MFS transporter: MGMLFQNRVIRTILFSVFFLQIGIWVRNYSILLYVIEKTNENPIAVSLISVAEFAPIFLFSFIGGTFADRWKPKKTMIWCDLLSAVSIFVVLLTLLFGSWKVIFFATLVSSILSQFSQPSGMKLFKIHVPEEMVQLGMSMYQTLFAVFMILGPILGTYVYQQFGINAAIGIMGVAFVLSAVILLLLPPDEEVEKKEEKPSIWLEMKEGFSYVLTRRSLTLLGACFAVAGLALGLTQPLTVFLVTEQLGLPKEQLQWLMAAFGTGMILGGGVTIGIAGKVKPQLLLSLGMGASAVGFMIMGVSEQFWLTLSAEFLSGLFMPCVHIGINTLILQNTESAFIGRVNGILNPLFMGAMVLTMSISGWLKDTLSLVVMFEAAALLFALGILTMLPLMKQKAVPVAKMEKA; the protein is encoded by the coding sequence ATGGGTATGCTTTTTCAGAACAGAGTAATAAGAACGATCCTTTTTTCAGTCTTCTTTTTACAGATTGGTATTTGGGTGCGTAATTATTCCATTCTTTTGTACGTTATTGAAAAAACGAACGAAAATCCAATCGCTGTATCATTAATATCAGTCGCAGAATTTGCTCCGATATTTTTGTTTTCTTTTATCGGCGGAACGTTTGCCGACAGATGGAAACCGAAGAAGACAATGATTTGGTGTGATTTATTAAGCGCGGTATCAATCTTTGTCGTATTATTAACGCTTTTATTTGGAAGCTGGAAAGTGATCTTTTTTGCAACGCTTGTTTCATCGATCCTTTCGCAATTCTCTCAGCCATCAGGAATGAAATTATTTAAAATACATGTTCCTGAAGAAATGGTACAGCTCGGGATGTCAATGTATCAAACACTCTTCGCCGTATTTATGATTCTCGGTCCTATTCTGGGTACGTACGTGTACCAGCAATTCGGAATCAACGCAGCGATTGGCATCATGGGAGTGGCTTTTGTACTGTCAGCGGTTATTCTTTTGTTGCTGCCACCGGATGAAGAAGTGGAGAAGAAGGAGGAAAAGCCTTCTATCTGGTTAGAGATGAAAGAAGGTTTCAGTTATGTTCTCACCAGACGATCATTGACTCTGCTTGGTGCCTGTTTTGCCGTAGCAGGATTAGCTTTAGGATTAACACAGCCTCTTACTGTTTTCTTAGTAACGGAACAGCTTGGACTTCCAAAAGAACAGCTGCAATGGCTCATGGCCGCTTTCGGTACCGGAATGATTTTAGGCGGAGGCGTAACGATCGGGATTGCAGGTAAAGTGAAGCCTCAGTTGCTCCTGTCTCTAGGTATGGGGGCAAGTGCAGTCGGATTTATGATCATGGGTGTTTCTGAACAATTCTGGTTAACTCTTTCTGCAGAATTCTTAAGCGGGTTATTCATGCCATGTGTGCATATCGGAATTAATACACTTATTTTGCAAAATACCGAATCAGCTTTTATTGGACGCGTAAATGGAATATTGAATCCATTATTCATGGGGGCTATGGTTTTAACGATGTCCATTAGTGGTTGGTTAAAAGATACGCTTTCACTTGTTGTCATGTTTGAGGCAGCGGCACTGTTGTTTGCACTAGGTATTTTAACAATGCTTCCACTGATGAAACAGAAGGCTGTCCCTGTGGCTAAAATGGAAAAAGCATAA
- a CDS encoding acyltransferase — protein MDRIYSIDYIKFFAIFAVVVIHVFPLDGFTGYFIIDNAARFAVPFFFVASGYFFAQKIKHEEDPFHYFKSYIIKLVKLYLVWLIFYTSYDVLLVLLEGGAVQEKLRSYFEQFTLLNLIYYGKGTSGYQLWFLTALIWSTIAIYIFFKFKQITVLFLISFGLNLLGLLGQAYTMFNKFPINSTRDAMFFGLFYTTLGIMFSLNSKFSGLKKISGRTFLGLALIGVVIQAMEGYLLDKVLSGSHGEYFFSTILLTAFLFLFALHYKSLGKGLYITKIGANALGIYIIHVFFLDVFNKFIKFLDLGRLSENFIWNLCYTLFIFTISYFTYDILQKIKRSIKQ, from the coding sequence ATGGATCGCATTTATTCCATTGATTACATAAAATTTTTCGCGATTTTTGCTGTAGTTGTCATACACGTTTTTCCTCTAGATGGGTTTACTGGTTATTTTATTATCGATAATGCCGCTAGGTTTGCCGTACCCTTCTTCTTTGTGGCATCTGGTTACTTTTTTGCACAAAAGATAAAACATGAAGAGGATCCTTTTCATTATTTTAAAAGCTATATTATAAAGCTGGTTAAGCTTTATTTAGTGTGGCTGATATTTTACACGAGTTATGATGTTCTCCTTGTTCTTTTAGAGGGAGGAGCTGTTCAGGAAAAACTGAGGTCATACTTTGAACAATTTACGCTGTTAAATCTTATTTATTACGGAAAAGGAACGAGCGGATATCAGCTTTGGTTTTTAACAGCGTTAATTTGGTCAACAATCGCCATTTATATATTTTTTAAGTTTAAACAAATAACTGTGCTATTTTTGATTAGCTTTGGTTTAAACTTGCTAGGGCTTTTAGGACAGGCATACACGATGTTTAATAAATTTCCGATCAACAGTACACGTGATGCCATGTTTTTTGGTTTGTTTTATACAACACTTGGCATTATGTTTTCATTAAATAGTAAATTTAGCGGCTTGAAGAAAATAAGTGGACGGACATTTCTGGGTCTAGCTCTTATCGGTGTAGTTATTCAAGCAATGGAGGGTTATCTATTAGATAAAGTCTTGTCAGGTAGCCATGGTGAATACTTTTTCTCAACGATTCTTTTAACTGCCTTCTTATTTTTATTTGCCCTTCATTATAAATCGTTAGGAAAAGGTTTATATATAACAAAAATAGGAGCCAATGCTTTAGGCATATACATTATCCATGTGTTTTTCTTAGATGTGTTTAATAAATTCATTAAATTTTTGGATTTGGGACGGTTATCTGAGAACTTCATATGGAATTTGTGCTATACCCTCTTTATCTTTACAATTTCGTATTTCACTTATGATATTCTTCAAAAAATAAAACGCAGCATAAAGCAGTAA